The following coding sequences are from one Nicotiana tabacum cultivar K326 chromosome 1, ASM71507v2, whole genome shotgun sequence window:
- the LOC107767858 gene encoding homeobox-leucine zipper protein HOX6, whose protein sequence is MSVGERHPTNSNMWSQSSLLGKDLNLHSMSSIKNCKDNMRRRFNDEQIRSLEHMFETEARPELRTKQQLAKSLGLQPRQVAIWFQNKRARSKSKQLEMEYRMLKISYDNLGSKYEMLKKENESLLIQLQRLRKLTEKGGNEEIQNEGNKLETEVIKSEFIPETCSPEFGLPLGEDSREIDYLGPESDILNMAQIADGLSEIENECNFESRTFLDDSDCRSPLWEF, encoded by the exons ATCCTTATTAGGAAAGGATCTAAATCTACACTCTATGTCAAGTATTAAGAATTGCAAGGACAACATGCGAAGAAGATTCAACGACGAGCAAATTCGGTCATTAGAACACATGTTTGAGACAGAGGCAAGGCCTGAACTGAGAACAAAACAGCAGTTGGCTAAAAGCTTAGGCCTACAGCCGCGCCAAGTTGCTATATGGTTTCAGAACAAGAGAGCTAGATCAAAGTCCAAGCAACTTGAGATGGAGTATAGAATGCTTAAAATCAGTTATGATAACCTTGGTTCAAAGTATGAAATGCTCAAAAAAGAGAATGAATCCCTCCTCATCCAG TTGCAGAGACTTAGAAAGTTAACTGAAAAGGGTGGCAATGAAGAGATTCAGAATGAAGGCAATAAATTAGAAACAGAGGTGATCAAGTCAGAGTTCATACCAGAAACTTGCAGCCCTGAATTTGGCTTACCTTTAGGTGAAGACAGTAGGGAAATTGACTACTTGGGGCCAGAATCTGATATTctaaacatggctcaaatagctgATGGTTTATCAGAAATCGAGAACGAGTGTAACTTTGAGTCAAGAACATTTCTTGATGATTCTGATTGTAGATCACCCTTGTGGGAGTTTTAG